The Paenibacillus pabuli DNA segment ACCCCTGTAAAAATGTGAAGTGTCATGACATAGCAAAACGATGTATCATTTTTGATTTCTGAAGGAGGTTTTACAATGTCACAAAATATAACACTTAAAAGAAATCTCTCCTTGAGCCATGTGGTGACCATGGGGCTGGCCTGGATGTCTCCCATGATTTTTTTCACAAGTTTCGGCGTTCTGCATGAAGGTTCTCAGGGCATGCTGCTGGCTGCCTACGTCCTTGCTTTTGTAGCCATTTTATTTACAGCTGGCAGCTACGGACAGATGGCCAAGGCTTTTCCTGTGTCAGGTTCCGCATATACCTATGTAAGTCAGGCAATGAATCCGTTTATCGGTTTTCTGGTAGGCTGGGTGATTCTGCTTGATTATCTGTTTTCCTGCATTGTGGCTGTACTCATGTTTGGCATTAATCTTCATGCCCAGTTTCCCTCCATCCCTTCTCCTGTCTGGATTGTGCTTCTTACCCTTATTGTGATGACCATCAACGTGATCGGCATTAAAACGTCAGCAAACGTTAACAAAATCTTCGTTTTGATGCAGATTATATTTATAGCAGGCTTCTGTGCGTTTCTTGTATACAAAGCGATGACACAAGGCGTGTCTGCCGGATTTAATCCTCTTCAGTCCGTGGAAGGCGTTCCTTTCTCCGCCGTACTAGCTGGTGCCTCTCTTGTTTGTTTCTCGTTCCTTGGTTTTGACTCCATCACAACGATGGCAGAAGAAACGCGAAAACCCGAAAAAACGATCCCTCGGGCCATTCTGATTATTGTTAGTGTTGCCGGTATCATGTACTTCGCAACAGCATATTTAATTCAACAGATGTATCCTTCCTTCACGTTTACACATATGGACTCTGCAGGATTCGAATTAATGCAGGCCATAGGCGGAGGAACACTAGCATCCATCTTTACGTTTGTCGTCATTTTCTCCGTACTCGCGCAAGGCATGTCATCTATGACAACCGTTTCAAGGCTGCTGTTTGTCATGGGAAGATCCTCCTTGCTGCCTCGAAAGTTCAGTTCAATTCACCCCAAATTCCGTACTCCTGTGTTCAACATTGTGCTGGTCAGCGTCATTTCCCTGGCTGCATTATTCATCAGTCTGGAGACAGCCATCATGTTTGTCAGCTTTGGTGCGCTAACGGCTTTCCTGTTCGTCAATCTTTCCGTTATCTGTCACTACATCATTCGGGAGAAAAAGCGCACTCTGCAGGACTGGATTGTGAGAATGTTCTTCCCCTTATTGGGAGCTATGTTCATTCTGTATCTCATCACTCAGCTTGAAGCCTCCTCTCTGCTTCTTGGTACAGGCTGGATCGCTCTAGGCCTCCTTCTGTACGCGAATCAGCGAATGAGATCTTCTTCAGCATCCAAGGTGCTGCCAGAGATTGAAGAGGCCATGTGAGTGGAATCCATCTTTCATCAGAAGATTTCTCCTTCTCTGCGTAGCAAAAAAAGAACCTGAATGCAGTATTCAGGCTCTTTTTTGCTCGTTTACCCTTTTATAAACTCACAATACAAGAACTATAAAGTTTTGCTGTGTTATGCGAGCGTTTTGCTCATAATAAAATCAGTTTGCTCTTCATCACCCATATAAAAGGAGTGGGCACCTGTTTGAATAAATCCCATCTTGTTATAAAAAGCGATTGCATTCCTGTTTTTTTCCCATACTCCTAGCCAAATTTTGCTTTTGTTCTTGTCATTCGCTACTTCCATCGCTTTATTCAGCAGATGCTTACCAAGCCCATGATTTTGGTATTCGCCTTTGATATAAATCCTCTCAATCTCAAGAAACTCTTCCCCCATTTTCTCGGATTGCGCATCATTTACATTGACCTTTAAGTAACCAGCGAGTTCTTCGTTAAAATAAATGAAATAAACCTCGGATGCATGATTGGATAACTCCCTTTCCAGCTGCTCCGAGTGAAATGCTTTTTCCAAATATACCTTCATATTCTCGGGTGTATTCTGATCTTGAAATGTATCTTGAAATGTTTCGATACTGATCTCTTGGAGTTTCTGCAAATCTTCACGGAAGCATTTTGTAATTTTTACTGTCATTTTAAGAATTCGCCCCTTTATAAAATAAACATTTGTCGTGTTGTTGTTCATCTACATACGACTCAACCACTCTTTTTTTGTTGCAAATGCAATAAAAAAGGGTTATATTCAATCTACTTTATAATTGTTGTATTTGCAACAAAAAAAACAAAAAAGAGGTAGAACAAATTGAAGGTAGTATTTTTTTGCATTGGAATTTTAATATTGACTCTCGGCATTTCACTCACGATTCAATCCGACCTTGGAACCTCCCCTTTTGACGCCCTTTTGGTGGGTTTGTCCGTTCAGGTCGGCCTCTCTGTATGAAGTTGGGAAATTATCATAGCGTTACTTCTGCTATGTTGTAATTCACTCATACTGAAACGAAGACCGGAAGTATTAGGATTGTTAACCGCATTTATTACGGGGATTGGGATCGATATGTGGCTTTTTATGCTGCACAGCTGGGCTAAACCTGAGCTGTGGCTTAGTAAGATGGCATACATGGTCATCGGCCTGATCCTTATCGGACTAGGAACGGCTACATACTTATTGACCCATTTTGCTCCGATCCCACTGGACCGATTGACATTAATTATACAGGAACTTACCCGAACCAATCTCTTTGCAGCAAGAACATTCATTTATCTTATTTTTCTAGGATTAGCATTGATCCTCAAAGGCCCCATCGGTATGGGAACGATTCTAACCGTTTGTTTAGGCGGATTGATATTGAATTTCTTCATGCCTATGATCCAGAAGATTTTGGAACGTTTCATCCATCATGCCCGTCAACAGAACTCATGAATGATCAAAAACAGTAAGCATAACAATCGTCCTCTATTTCTATTATAATCAAACTTATTCGACTAGCTAACCGCATCCTATTCTTAGAATCATAAGGAGACATTCATGAACATCCCCAAAGGTACATATGGCTTTCGATTCGCTGATGATCCCGAACTGCAATTGTGCATATTATTTGCGGCAGGTTGTGATTCCATCAGCACTCCTTCTTATCATTGGGACGGGTTGGTGCGAAATGACGGGCCGCTCCTTCTTTTTCAGTACACACTTTCTGGCGAAGGTAGGTATGAATCAGAAACACAGAGGCACCGGGTCACTGCGGGACAAGCTTTTCTCGCGGAAATTCCTGGACCCCATCGCTATTATTATCACCCTGAGTCCAGTGAGCCGTGGGAATTTCTATTTTTGCTCTTCCGGCCGAATCTGATTCTGCCTCATTGGCGCAAATTTTTACGCGAAGCAGGGGAAGTCCCATTTCTCCCAGCAGATTGTGCACCTATAAAGTTGTTACGATTGATTGTGAACGATGCAGCGGCTGGCCGGATCTCCGATCCCTTGATCGCCTCTTCTTCGGTATATCAATTCATGACCGAGCTGGCCAGATTACAGATCACGACTCTGCAGAACAGGAACACCTGGTCAGATAACGTCAAGCGTGCAGCTGAATTTATAGAGCAAAATTATTCACAAATGATTAGTATTGATCAGTTAGCCGAACATGTCTCTTTGTCCAAATATCATCTGATTCGACGTTTCTCGGCCAGCACGGGATTAACTCCCGTTGCTTATCTAACTCGTATTCGCATTGAGAAGGCCATGGCACTGCTTCGGGGGACCGAACTTAGCATTGAAGCGATTGCCGAGCGAATCGGGTATTCCAGTGGAAGTTATTTTATAAAAGCTTTTCGAACCATGACCGGACTTACACCAGGCGAATTCCGCAGCGGAGGCGAGAGCCTCGCTTATCGCAAGTTGTTCTTTGATTAAGAGCAATATAGTACCATTCAGCTCCCAAGATTACTATAGATATTGCTAATCTCCTTTATTAAGATGAACATAACCAGAGCAATAATTAATTAGTAAAGGAGATTTACAATGAATCATAAGCTTGCAGCACCTACACCACCGCTTGGATGGAACAGCTGGGACTGCTACGGTGCAGCCGTAACGGAAGCAGAAATTCGCGGTAACGCGGAATACATGGCTGAACATCTCAAATCATTTGGCTGGAACTACATTACCGTCGATATTCAATGGTATGAGCCTTATGCAAACTCCTCTCAATACCGGCCCTTTGTTCCTTTGGTGATGGATGAATATTCCCGGCTTATGCCTGCCGAGAACCGCTTTCCCTCTGCTGAGGGCGGTCAAGGCTTCAAGCCATTAGCCGATTATGTACATAGCCTTGGATTAAAATTCGGCATTCACATCATGCGCGGTATTCCAAGACAGGCTGCGCATGCAGCTAGCCCGATTCTGAATACAACCGCAACAGCACGAGATATCGCACATACCAATTCCATCTGTCCATGGAATACAGATATGTATGGCGTTGATGCATCGAAGGAAGGTGCACAGGCCTATTACGATTCTCTTTTTGAACTCTACGCCGAGTGGGGCGTTGACTTGGTCAAGGTAGACGACATCGCTGCCTCCAGGCTGTATGATACCCATCAGCCTGAGATTGAGCTAATCTCCAAAGCCATTGAGTGCTGTGGCCGGCCCATGGTACTGAGTCTCTCTCCTGGTCCCGCTCCTGTGGAATACTCGGCGTTCTTCGCTGATCATGCCAACATGTGGCGGGTCACGGATGACTTCTGGGATCAATGGCCGCTTCTGCTGGATATGTTTGACCGCTGCCGAACTTGGCAAGGTATCCCGCAGGAAGGATGCTGGCCGGACTGCGACATGCTCCCACTCGGTCATATCGGAATCCGATCCGTTGACGGGGGCGGTGCGGATCGCTGGACCCGCTTCACCCGTGATGAGCAGCTGACGATGATGTCGCTCTGGAGCATTTTCCGATCTCCGCTCATTTTCGGCGGGGAGCTTCGCGACTGTGACGAATGGACTCTTTCCCTGTTAACCAACCGGGAAGTGTTGCGCATGAATCAGGATAGTCATGGAGCCAAGGAAACGCTTCGCCAAGGTAATCTCATTGTCTGGACAGCTGAAGCCGCTGATCAATCCCGTTACGCTGCACTATTCAATGTAGGTGATTCCGAGCTGCCCCTAAGTCTGGCTGTTGACCACATTGGTCTCACGGACTACACCTCCGGCACCGAGCTGTGGAATGAAACCCCAGCCGAACTTACAGGAGGCGTACTGCAGACAAATGTGCCTCCGCACGGCGTACGACTCTATCGTTTCTATTAATCTCTGCACCAACTTGATCAGATCAACTCCGATTCGTATGTAGGCCAGTCGACTAAACTCACTTTGGAATTCCTTATGATCGAATGGTCTCATAATCACCTCTACCTATGCTTTTGTAAGACAAAAGATAAACAAAAGACGCCTACCAGTTATAGATTCGAATTGGGTAGGCGTCTTTGGCCATTACTAAAGTGATGGCGACTCACATTTCATTACATTAATAAGCTGTTACACGAAGTTAATAGAAGTTTATCCTTTTGTCGCTCCGGCAGAGATCCCCTTCACAAAGTATCTTTGTAAGGCAACGAAAACAATCAGCAGGGGTACAACCGACAAGGCTGTTCCAGCAAATATCATATCCCATCTGGACGAGAACTCACCGATGTAGCGGTAAATTTCAACAACCATGGTTTTGGGCTCACCGGAAGGAAGAACGAGCATTGGCATGAGAAAATCGTTCCAGATGCCCAGGCCGTTTAATATAATCATACTGGCTGTAACCGGTCCGAGCAGCGGGAATACAATTCTCCAGAAAATGCTGTAACGACTGCAGCCGTCAATCTCCGCTGCTTCTTCGATTTCTTTGGGAATCCCTTTAACAAAGCTGGTATACAACAGGCAACCAAATCCAATAGCACCTGCGATATAAACCAATATTGGACCAGCGAGACTGCCATAAAGGCCAAGCATTTTCAATTCTTTAAATAACGGAATCATGTAAGCCTGAAATGGAATCATCATTCCTGCCAGGAAGTAGAGGAATACAAAATTCGTCCATTTGGCATTTCTCCTTTCAATGGCATAACCTGCCATAGGTATGATCAATATCTGCATCACAATGGAGACCACGGTCAGGATCAGACTATTCAAAATTGCCCTCGGGAACTCTGTTTCGGTCAACAGATACTTGAAATTCTCAAGATACAATGACGTTGGTAACGATAGAGCATTTCGCATGATTTCACCGTTTCTTTTGAAGGCAGACATTAAGTTGAAGAAAATTGGAAAAAAGAAAAGGATAGCGAATATCAGAATAGTGACGAAGAGAATGATATCCTTTGTTTTTTGGTGTCTCTGCATACTCATCTTAATATTGCACCTCCCGCTTCCGGAGGATTTTCACTTGAATCACGGTGATAATGAGAATAATCACAAACAGTACCATGGCAAGAGCTGTCCCGAATCCCTGCCTTAACTCCCCGAAACCAACCTTATATATGATATAAGTCAGTGTTTCTGTTGCAAAACCAGGTCCTCCGTCAGTCATTACCGCAATTTGATCGAATATTTTCAGCGCACTAATCATCGAGAGAACCATACATACGGTAACGGACCCCGCAAGCAGCGGGAAGGTAATGAATCGAAATTGCTGCCAGCCATTTGCACCGTCAATATTGGCCGCTTCGGACAGTTCAGCGGGAATGCTCTGAAGCCCAGCCAAATAAATGATCATATAGTAACCCGCACCTTTCCAAACCGTAGACAGGATCACGGACAGCATAGCGTATTTGGGATCTCCCAACCAATCCACTGTCCAGCTTCCGAGACCCATATTGTTCAGTATTTGATTAACCACACCAAAGTTGTAATTCAGGATCATAGCCCACACAAAGCCCATTACGATTCCACTTAGTAAGGTAGGAAAGTAAAATAGGCTCCGAAACAAATTTTTAAACCAACGGACTTTATCCACCATTAGGGC contains these protein-coding regions:
- a CDS encoding AraC family transcriptional regulator; this encodes MNIPKGTYGFRFADDPELQLCILFAAGCDSISTPSYHWDGLVRNDGPLLLFQYTLSGEGRYESETQRHRVTAGQAFLAEIPGPHRYYYHPESSEPWEFLFLLFRPNLILPHWRKFLREAGEVPFLPADCAPIKLLRLIVNDAAAGRISDPLIASSSVYQFMTELARLQITTLQNRNTWSDNVKRAAEFIEQNYSQMISIDQLAEHVSLSKYHLIRRFSASTGLTPVAYLTRIRIEKAMALLRGTELSIEAIAERIGYSSGSYFIKAFRTMTGLTPGEFRSGGESLAYRKLFFD
- a CDS encoding GNAT family N-acetyltransferase, with the translated sequence MTVKITKCFREDLQKLQEISIETFQDTFQDQNTPENMKVYLEKAFHSEQLERELSNHASEVYFIYFNEELAGYLKVNVNDAQSEKMGEEFLEIERIYIKGEYQNHGLGKHLLNKAMEVANDKNKSKIWLGVWEKNRNAIAFYNKMGFIQTGAHSFYMGDEEQTDFIMSKTLA
- a CDS encoding carbohydrate ABC transporter permease, whose translation is MATASARKRKKKHHPFAVVFILPSLILYTLFVIVPTLGSAYLSFTSWDGISEDIRYIGFANFIEIWSSPRVHNALKNTLIMTVSLVVLENIAAIAMALMVDKVRWFKNLFRSLFYFPTLLSGIVMGFVWAMILNYNFGVVNQILNNMGLGSWTVDWLGDPKYAMLSVILSTVWKGAGYYMIIYLAGLQSIPAELSEAANIDGANGWQQFRFITFPLLAGSVTVCMVLSMISALKIFDQIAVMTDGGPGFATETLTYIIYKVGFGELRQGFGTALAMVLFVIILIITVIQVKILRKREVQY
- a CDS encoding APC family permease, which produces MSQNITLKRNLSLSHVVTMGLAWMSPMIFFTSFGVLHEGSQGMLLAAYVLAFVAILFTAGSYGQMAKAFPVSGSAYTYVSQAMNPFIGFLVGWVILLDYLFSCIVAVLMFGINLHAQFPSIPSPVWIVLLTLIVMTINVIGIKTSANVNKIFVLMQIIFIAGFCAFLVYKAMTQGVSAGFNPLQSVEGVPFSAVLAGASLVCFSFLGFDSITTMAEETRKPEKTIPRAILIIVSVAGIMYFATAYLIQQMYPSFTFTHMDSAGFELMQAIGGGTLASIFTFVVIFSVLAQGMSSMTTVSRLLFVMGRSSLLPRKFSSIHPKFRTPVFNIVLVSVISLAALFISLETAIMFVSFGALTAFLFVNLSVICHYIIREKKRTLQDWIVRMFFPLLGAMFILYLITQLEASSLLLGTGWIALGLLLYANQRMRSSSASKVLPEIEEAM
- a CDS encoding glycoside hydrolase family 27 protein encodes the protein MNHKLAAPTPPLGWNSWDCYGAAVTEAEIRGNAEYMAEHLKSFGWNYITVDIQWYEPYANSSQYRPFVPLVMDEYSRLMPAENRFPSAEGGQGFKPLADYVHSLGLKFGIHIMRGIPRQAAHAASPILNTTATARDIAHTNSICPWNTDMYGVDASKEGAQAYYDSLFELYAEWGVDLVKVDDIAASRLYDTHQPEIELISKAIECCGRPMVLSLSPGPAPVEYSAFFADHANMWRVTDDFWDQWPLLLDMFDRCRTWQGIPQEGCWPDCDMLPLGHIGIRSVDGGGADRWTRFTRDEQLTMMSLWSIFRSPLIFGGELRDCDEWTLSLLTNREVLRMNQDSHGAKETLRQGNLIVWTAEAADQSRYAALFNVGDSELPLSLAVDHIGLTDYTSGTELWNETPAELTGGVLQTNVPPHGVRLYRFY
- a CDS encoding carbohydrate ABC transporter permease produces the protein MNSLILTVVSIVMQILIIPMAGYAIERRNAKWTNFVFLYFLAGMMIPFQAYMIPLFKELKMLGLYGSLAGPILVYIAGAIGFGCLLYTSFVKGIPKEIEEAAEIDGCSRYSIFWRIVFPLLGPVTASMIILNGLGIWNDFLMPMLVLPSGEPKTMVVEIYRYIGEFSSRWDMIFAGTALSVVPLLIVFVALQRYFVKGISAGATKG